A single window of Flagellimonas maritima DNA harbors:
- the hpf gene encoding ribosome hibernation-promoting factor, HPF/YfiA family — translation MKVNAQSVNFVADAKLIDFVQKRMDKLETFYDKVIGSDVHLKVENTSAKENKIVEIKLLIPRDKLIVKKQCKSFEEAVDSACDSLERKLVKKKEKMRAKA, via the coding sequence ATGAAAGTAAATGCACAATCAGTAAATTTTGTTGCAGATGCGAAGCTCATCGATTTTGTTCAAAAAAGAATGGATAAGCTAGAAACATTTTATGATAAGGTCATTGGTTCTGATGTCCATTTAAAGGTTGAGAACACAAGTGCAAAAGAAAATAAGATAGTAGAAATAAAATTATTGATTCCCAGGGACAAGCTCATTGTAAAAAAACAATGCAAATCTTTTGAGGAAGCTGTTGATTCCGCTTGCGATTCCTTAGAGAGAAAATTAGTAAAAAAGAAAGAAAAGATGAGGGCAAAGGCATGA
- a CDS encoding tyrosine-type recombinase/integrase produces MHLIAFISYLELEKNYSRHTINAYETDVNTFTEFCSVQYDVRSIDNVDYNLVRNWIVSLVDKGISNRSINRKISSLRAYYKFLQKINQITETPLAKHKALKTNKKIEVPFSEKEMEEILSEIPFENNFEGKRDKLIIELLYATGIRRAELVNLKLVDLNSTSGTIKVLGKRNKERILPLLSSTDSILQEYLELRQKLEVIKDSTYLFLTKSGFKIYETLVYRTINKYFSLVSTKVKKSPHIVRHTFATHMLNRGADLNSVKELLGHSSLASTQVYTHNSIAELKKVHQRAHPRNGK; encoded by the coding sequence ATGCACCTAATTGCTTTCATATCGTATTTAGAATTGGAAAAAAATTATTCCCGGCATACCATAAACGCATATGAAACAGATGTAAACACCTTTACCGAATTTTGTTCTGTCCAATATGATGTACGATCAATTGATAATGTGGATTATAACCTTGTAAGAAATTGGATAGTATCCTTAGTAGATAAAGGAATCAGTAATAGAAGCATAAATAGAAAAATTTCTTCTTTACGTGCTTACTACAAGTTTTTACAAAAGATAAACCAAATAACAGAAACCCCCCTGGCAAAGCACAAAGCATTAAAAACCAACAAAAAGATTGAAGTACCTTTTTCTGAAAAAGAAATGGAAGAAATCCTATCAGAAATTCCTTTTGAAAATAATTTTGAAGGTAAAAGGGATAAATTGATTATTGAGCTATTGTACGCAACAGGTATACGTAGGGCAGAATTGGTCAATTTAAAATTGGTAGATTTAAATAGTACCAGTGGTACGATAAAGGTTTTGGGAAAACGTAACAAAGAACGAATTCTTCCTTTGTTGTCTTCCACAGACTCAATTCTTCAAGAATATTTGGAATTAAGACAAAAACTCGAAGTAATTAAAGATTCCACATATCTTTTTTTGACCAAAAGCGGTTTTAAAATTTATGAAACACTTGTTTATCGTACTATAAATAAGTACTTTAGTTTGGTATCGACGAAGGTTAAAAAAAGTCCACACATAGTAAGACATACCTTTGCCACCCACATGCTCAACAGAGGAGCTGATTTAAATTCGGTAAAAGAGTTATTGGGACATTCCAGTTTGGCTTCTACACAAGTGTATACGCACAATAGTATAGCCGAACTTAAAAAGGTTCACCAAAGAGCACACCCCCGAAACGGGAAATAG